The nucleotide sequence TCAATAGGACTATTGGGAAGTTTTGATGGTTGGCATGGAACAGAAACGTCAAAACAAGGTTGCTGAGGGGAACAAGGAAGCATGAAATGGGATACAGGCCTTGCAGTGTCGGTCTTAACAATCATAAGTTCTTGGTGTGATAATGTTTGGAATCTTACTGCAGTCTCAAAAGTCCACCATGTCAGCCTCATCCGTCGGATCCTCACATGCAGTATGGTCCTCTTCTCCAAGTCCCATCGATAGTTtcatcacagagagagagagagagaggtgttgaATAGGCATTCTTAGACAAATCCCAAGTCAAGTAGTATCAACACATCTGCACAGGCTGCCTCTGAAACCAGATGGGGTTTTCCACTTTGAACCCAAGTGGTTCACAGATTAACAGGCAGAGGTTGGTATCGGAATGGCTAACCATGCAGTACGTGAAAGAAGAGAAATGAGCAACAATAAGAGaataaatatatatagatatatatcggCATCGCTTTGAGCTGCTTGTGGTGGTCGAGGTTCAACAGCGGGATCCCTTCTTGCACGAGAGAACGCCGGCAGAGACGGTGATGGTCCCGACGAGAGACGACGACCTGGCCCCCAAGCTCGAAGCCTTCGCGTAGCTCGACGACGCTCCGGCCCCGGACGGCGTGAAGAAGGCTCCGTTCAGCATCTGGTCCCCTTCCGACCTCCAGTTCCACTTCTTCCACTCGCTCTCCTGTGCGTCCTCGCGTTTAGTCACCTGCACATCCATCGTGCTGCTTAGAAGTCGTTTCACAGGCTTTATTCTTTGTTTACATGCAGCAGTGTCGAAGTACTTGCTTTGCTACCTTGTACTCTAAAGTatcaccttatatatatatatatatatatatatatatatatagggaaaaAGGGTAAAAGGGAAAAAGGATAATGTAATCTGCTGCACCTTTATGGTGCACTTGCAAGAACACCATGATGAGACAGCTTTATATGACCTACCTTTTCACTTTCTTCCTTTCTTAAGGATTAAGATGAAGACAGAGATAAATATATATACCGTACTGACCAATATTATTAGAAGAAAGAGTGTTTATAGTTGTCGGTGATAAATGAAGGTCCCATGAACGCACTCACCTCTTTTGCAAACCGATCATTGGGCGCAAGAAATCTGTTGCCTTGGCTGTTTATAGTGGGAGCAGCACTCCCACCAATTGCGTACATCTCCCAGTGGGTGTAGTCATTGTTCACCACGTGGAAATAGCCATGCCGACACCTGCATCCTTGGTTAGATGTGAATTCCACCATGGATTTGCTGATGATTACCTCTATTCATAAGAACGGTGGGTCGGTGCTCACCTTGGCATCCTCTGAACCAGGTCTTCCCCGAAGTGGTTGAAGGCTATGGTGACCTGCATGCTCTTGTCGGACGTCAACTCGTCGCTGTGACCCAGCAGCATGACCTTGTCATGGTGGCTCAAGTAGTTGTTGGAAATGGTGATCGCGGTGGATCCATGAATGGCGTCGATGAGGCCATCGTGGCAGTTGGACAGCGTGCAGTGGTCGACCCAGACGTGGCTGCCGCCGAAGATGGACACCCCGTCGCCGTCCGACACCGTGCGCCACCCGTAGTGCCCTGGGGAGTCGCGCACGTACGCGTTCCCGCCCTGCTTGCAGTCGTGGATGTGGACGCCGTGGATGATGATGTTGGTGACGTACTGGATGGTGATGCACGGCCCGCCGGAGATGTGGACGCTGGCGCCCCGGCCGTCGATGGTCTTGTGGGAGTTCATGATGAGCTCCTCCTTCAGCTGGATGACCATGTCGCGCTTGAAGATGATCCACAGCGGCTCCTCCTGGATGACGGCGTACCGGAGCGTGCCCGTTTTCGGATTGACGGGGTCGTCGTCGCCACTGTCGGTCACCACGTATATCTCGCCGTCCCTGCCCCCAATCGCGTTCTTCCCGAACCCGATGGCGCAGTCAGCGAGCCGCTGCCGGTTGTCAGCCCAGTCAGGGTCGCACCGCCAGCAGTCGTCGATCGGATTGCCGGTGCCGCATGACAAGTAGCCCAGTCGCCGCCGCGACACGTTCAAGCTTCTGTGACAACAGCGGCGTCGAGTTAGAATGCATGCATCAACAGCGCGGCATCATGTGAAAAAGTTGACCGAACCTGCATGGATACTCTACCTTTGTACTTCCTGTACTACTAATTCAGGGTCGCGGACAGCTGCTGACGTTAAGGGTGCACGAGAAGAGTAGACGGGGGCAGTGAAGGCTGCGATGGTGAGGAAGAACATGAATGCTGCCATTTTTGTTCTCCGGTAAGTTGAGAGTTGTGAGTAATGCGAAGAGGAACGAAGGGATTTAAAGGCAGAGGATGCATATGGATGAGAGAAGGAAGAGAGAGGAAGTCGTGTGAACAATCTATGCCGGTGGGGTCCAAAAAGGTACGTGATTTGGGGAATCTTAGAAGCTAAAGATAACGGGAAACGTGACGCACCTTTCTCCACACGTACTCTGTTCCTCTCCGTTCATCTTTTGGTAGATTTGACTACCAAACCACCATgccctcaagaacaaaacactgaGAGAATAATTATTCACATGCATATATACATTACCTCCCATTGCCATGTCTGTTCTATTGTCTTCTTAACAACCAGAGACATGATACTACAGTAAGCTTTGGTAGCACAACATCAGAGAAGACTCTGTCTCAGGGCTGAAAGAGGGCATGGAGGCGAATTGAATTGTCCAGAACATTAATGAATGAGAACCCTAGGTTATCCAGGAACGGAGAACAGTTATTGCTGCTGGTGTCTCAACTTTAGCCCTCACATGGCGAGTGTCAGGCAGAGTTGAAAACCCCCAGAATGGATTGTGGACGCAGACAGCGCAGCGAAAGATTGAACTGCTGGCGTTTGCGCATTCCAACCACTGCCTTGTTCCAGAGAGAAGCGGAGGTTGGTGCTGTGGCTCAATCTGGTCCCGTAGCATTGATGAAGTCCCAAGAGTCTCTAAGCAACTTAGCATCCGATTCACGGTTATTACTCTGCTAGCAAAGGTGAATGGGGGTAATTGCCATGACCAATACCTGGGATCTCGGCACGCTCATCAATGCGTCCTCTTTGGGTACACCAAACTCGTCCAAGATGCAGGAGCTCCATCCATGGATTCGGAGTCATGATCTTGTTACTGTGACTACACATGCCAAGGAAGAAAGGGATACAATAGGGGTGTTCACGGCACTGCACAGCACATGGGATGGCTTTCGGCCGCAGAGCGCGGCCTGACTTGTATCGATCGAGCCCGCTGCGATTGTGCCATGTCAGCGGGTGGGCTTCCACTCGTCTCTGTTGATGATGAAGATGAGGTGGGCGGCAGCGCATGTTTCTCCCACGTGAGCTTCCCACCATTCCCCTCGCGGCGTGGGCCCCGTCGGTCGATCTCGGGGGACTATGTGGGCCGTCGATCACGACATTAGGACGATCCCGTCCGTCCGCGACGCGATGGGGGAGGGAAGGAGAGGTCTCTTTTCGCGGCCCACATGGCCTTTTTTATGCCCACCCTCTAATTGTGTTGGATAGTGTGATGGCTCCTCTCCAACCgtcatcactctctctctctctctctcgatagcTTTCCATGGTCACAGGGCAAAACCCATTCAAAGAGCTTGACAGTCTACCATCGTGTTCTAGCTCTTACAAGTTGCATCCAACTTGCAGTATGCAGCATATCACGCCATTGATGTGCCAAAGCGTCAACAAATGAATTCGAAGTCAAAGCGTGCACTTTTCTTCCCTTGAGATTTATATTACAATGTGATTGAAAGCCATGGAAACAGTTTTCAGGGGTAGATATGCATATCATGTGGTAATGTCGCATTAAGTAGCCCTGCCTTCTTAGGAACAATCCCAAATCCTTTACTTGAAGCTTGAGGAGAAGCTGAAGAAGTAAATAGCTGCTAGCTTCttgttgacaatattatttttttctgcaAGTAACAACTGGTGTAGTGTTCTGCTGGTTTTGAGCCTAATTATATATCTTCCAATAATTTATGAGAAATCATGTTCTAGTTGTTCAATGAAAGTATTGATTTAGCCATATCATTCTGCATGATTGAGACAAATAGGCAAGAATAAGTACATTCTGTCTGCTGCTGAGAGGATCAAGAGCAGCCTATCTTGATCAAAAGTAATGCATGTCAGCTGCTTGTTCTAATGTCATCATATTGTTGATAAAGAGTTTGTGTTCCATCAAACACCAAGGTTAACACCTGCACATCTATCTTTATCATGCACTACAACTTGTTCTATCGAAATGTCGATATCACATTACAATGTCACTGCTTGAATGAATTTTTAAAGACTATAGATAGTGTCATCAGCAACATAAGCAAAAAAAAACAGTGATAATGATAGTGAACAAAGGGACATTGTAGCTTCTATTGTAGCTTTGTCATACATCCAATTCCCTTTCACCACTTGCACAAAATTATTGTGATGAGACCCTTAGAGAGCACCAATTTGCTCTGATCTCTTAGTCAGAGTGACCAACACTGAAGCCTATGATATTGGTGCTAATAGAAGCATTACTAGCAGTAATGCACTACAACTATAGGAACAGTTGTAAACACCCTGAATCTTAGTAACAATCCACACAATCAAAAATAGTAACAAATGACCACAGAGTGAAGAAAACAGAGAATGGAGAGAATTTGATGTCTTATGTCTAGGAGCATATATGAAGATAATGCACTATATCAAAAGATTAGAAGTACTAGTGGATTATCACACACAACCATATATAATCATCAGTACCATCGAAAGacgtcttgaattttcttgaattcGATTTATCATATGAATACTTCAATCCCTTCTTATAATTGCTTCACTACAAGTCCTGTTTTTGAACTTGAGAGATCAAACATCCCTTTGTTCTCGAGGCAACAAATGTACTTCCTTTGCCTTTTAATTGCTTGAAGTCTATACATTCTTTGGTAAACAATGTTCTCTATGCAAGACTAACTGGTTCTTTTCAATCGCCATTTTTCTCTCTAGATCACTCGATAGAATTTGTTGATGCTTAAAAGGCTATGAAGGTTCTTAATGCAACTCAAGAACAGGAGATACCTGTGCAAGTTATGTCATGTGAGCATCCATGGTCATAGGGAAAAATCCAAGCAATTAGCTCTGGCCACATGTTACATCAAACTTGCATCATGCAAATTTGAAGAGGTTCCAATTTGGATGCTTTC is from Musa acuminata AAA Group cultivar baxijiao chromosome BXJ1-6, Cavendish_Baxijiao_AAA, whole genome shotgun sequence and encodes:
- the PL1 gene encoding probable pectate lyase 18; protein product: MAAFMFFLTIAAFTAPVYSSRAPLTSAAVRDPELVVQEVQRSLNVSRRRLGYLSCGTGNPIDDCWRCDPDWADNRQRLADCAIGFGKNAIGGRDGEIYVVTDSGDDDPVNPKTGTLRYAVIQEEPLWIIFKRDMVIQLKEELIMNSHKTIDGRGASVHISGGPCITIQYVTNIIIHGVHIHDCKQGGNAYVRDSPGHYGWRTVSDGDGVSIFGGSHVWVDHCTLSNCHDGLIDAIHGSTAITISNNYLSHHDKVMLLGHSDELTSDKSMQVTIAFNHFGEDLVQRMPRCRHGYFHVVNNDYTHWEMYAIGGSAAPTINSQGNRFLAPNDRFAKEVTKREDAQESEWKKWNWRSEGDQMLNGAFFTPSGAGASSSYAKASSLGARSSSLVGTITVSAGVLSCKKGSRC